In the Wyeomyia smithii strain HCP4-BCI-WySm-NY-G18 chromosome 2, ASM2978416v1, whole genome shotgun sequence genome, one interval contains:
- the LOC129722806 gene encoding transcription factor Ken 2: protein MLEVTMLTLHYHKHGECILQEIGAAFRGEHATDLLLICDGNQTFRAHKLVLAAASPLIRMILEETPVLDGITTVYFPGVQVYYFRLLLDFLYSGQVYVRSVDEYHHLQGLLALLQIKASIWKKSDGSNDNDSRKCEPLVDINRNEGIVSSHHSRRRSRSQDSLSGDSTNPKVSVKSERNSGSSEDGDRDDNEFLDEVDEAIIKSNNNLQHHQISRHDGDDDAGGGSGNERSEPGGGERREARAGSTTEESADRPTLTNLSGGSTGGCAGSCRRSGSGERDPEDDEDYELDVEDREGEDADSAERRERRADSAVNRRRSSSDPVNLSIVKTQDADSDDANIDVETIGNAPTKNLLPPRYLDPFRSKRKAYYMHPDAEIPDAETPDTETPDNYVVTRRPTTTWRKRRPGFHNSPAQNPPFVPSYLGLDDLRTRKCFLPAPPTYLPDVRPGSPNSQRSGDISLAGGNHVSNNNNNNNRIRPPSTDNKLAVAPFVYPWPTAALAGLPGGPGDLLGLQYVHGGPNAETSPAELIQQMKNFENSQAELNARSGNSGCGGGAGAGGGNGSGGVAGGGNMSGNTAVREYRCEYCGKTFGMSWNLKTHLRVHTGEKPFACRLCVAMFKQKAHLLKHLCSVHRNIINAPEAGGRYTCCFCTLYFETLQELVRHLSGHHNNLLLSKNLHE from the exons TTACGATGCTGACGCTGCATTATCACAAACACGGCGAGTGCATACTCCAGGAAATTGGTGCAGCATTCCGGGGCGAGCATGCAACAGACCTCCTGCTCATCTGCGATGGCAATCAAACGTTTCGTGCCCACAAGCTGGTACTGGCAGCGGCCAGTCCACTCATCCG AATGATCCTGGAGGAAACGCCCGTTCTGGATGGTATCACGACAGTATACTTCCCGGGTGTTCAAGTGTACTACTTTCGGCTGCTGCTAGACTTTCTCTATTCCGGCCAGGTGTATGTGCGGTCCGTTGACGAGTATCACCACCTCCAAGGTCTGCTAGCGCTGTTGCAAATCAAGGCCAGTATATGGAAGAAAAGTGACGGCTCCAACGACAATG atTCACGAAAGTGCGAACCGCTCGTGGACATCAATCGCAACGAAGGGATCGTGTCCAGCCATCACTCTCGGCGGCGTTCCCGGAGCCAGGATTCGCTGTCCGGTGACAGCACTAATCCGAAGGTCAGTGTCAAAAGCGAACGCAATTCGGGTAGCTCCGAAGACGGCGACCGCGATGACAACGAGTTTCTGGATGAGGTGGACGAGGCAATCATCAAGAGCAACAACAACCTGCAGCACCATCAGATCAGCAGACATGACGGGGACGATGACGCGGGAGGTGGGAGTGGGAATGAAAGAAGTGAACCAGGCGGGGGTGAGCGACGAGAGGCTAGAGCTGGTTCGACGACCGAGGAAAGCGCCGATCGGCCAACGCTGACAAATTTGAGCGGAGGCAGTACCGGCGGATGCGCTGGCAGCTGTCGTCGAAGTGGGAGTGGCGAACGAGACCCGGAGGACGACGAGGATTACGAGCTGGATGTTGAAGATCGTGAAGGCGAGGATGCGGACAGTGCGGAACGACGGGAACGGAGGGCCGACTCGGCAGTGAATCGACGAAGAAGCTCTTCAGATCCGGTCAACTTGTCGATCGTGAAGACCCAGGACGCCGATTCGGATGACGCAAACATTGACGTGGAAACGATAGGAAACGCTCCGACCAAA AATCTACTACCGCCCCGATACCTTGACCCGTTTCGCAGTAAGCGAAAAGCGTACTACATGCACCCGGATGCCGAAATACCGGACGCCGAAACTCCCGACACGGAAACACCGGACAATTATGTGGTGACACGACGGCCCACTACCACGTGGCGAAAACGTCGGCCAGGTTTCCACAATTCGCCCGCCCAGAATCCGCCCTTCGTACCGAGCTATCTCGGCTTGGATGACTTGAGGACACGGAAGTGTTTCCTGCCCGCTCCGCCCACGTACCTGCCTG ACGTCCGGCCAGGTTCCCCGAACTCCCAACGGTCCGGCGACATTAGTCTTGCCGGCGGCAACCATGTcagcaacaacaataacaacaacaaccggaTACGTCCTCCGAGCACCGATAACAAATTGGCGGTAGCTCCTTTCGTGTATCCGTGGCCTACGGCTGCGCTTGCTGGTCTACCGGGAGGCCCCGGTGATCTCTTAGGGCTGCAGTACGTCCATGGCGGACCAAATGCGGAAACAAGTCCGGCAGAGCTGATCCAGCAAATGAAGAACTTCGAGAACAGTCAGGCAGAGCTGAATGCTCGGTCTGGAAACAGCGGTTGTGGAGGAGGTGCTGGGGCAGGTGGCGGTAATGGATCCGGAGGAGTCGCCGGTGGCGGCAATATGAGCGGAAACACTGCTGTGCGGGAATACCGCTGCGAATATTGTGGGAAAACTTTCGGTATGAGTTGGAATTTGAAAACCCACCTGCGCGTTCACACCGGAGAGAAACCGTTCGCATGTCGACTCTGTGTGGCAATGTTCAAACAGAAAGCCCATCTGCTGAAGCATCTCTGTTCGGTGCATCGGAACATCATCAACGCACCGGAGGCAGGCGGCCGGTACACCTGCTGCTTCTGTACGCTGTACTTTGAGACGCTGCAGGAGCTGGTGCGACATCTGTCCGGGCATCATAACAATTTACTACTTAGTAAGAACCTCCACGAATGA